One window from the genome of [Clostridium] celerecrescens 18A encodes:
- a CDS encoding helix-turn-helix transcriptional regulator, translated as MKIDRLIGILSILLQEEKVTASYLAEIFEVSRRTINRDVEALLRAGIPLTTSQGQNGGISIMPAYRIDRTVLTSFEMQSILTGLRSLDSVAGTNRYQQLMKKLSSDQASVKAPESHIMINLSSWYKSSLSPKIDLIQKTIEAGHSVTFCYYAPSGETVRTIDPYLLVFQWSSWYVWGYCRDRKDFRMFKLNRIQELSDTGDHYEKLPLPPIEYFPENPYPNQFHITAVCEPEIKWHLIEEYGMNSFKEREDGKLLFEFDFSSKENLFGWLLSMGDQIELTEPAEFRRDMAELAMGIYEKYTGKRKDPLLATHRKQSYNKA; from the coding sequence ATGAAGATTGACAGACTTATTGGGATTTTATCCATCCTGCTTCAAGAGGAAAAGGTAACGGCCTCTTATCTTGCAGAAATCTTTGAGGTTTCAAGACGGACTATAAACAGGGATGTGGAGGCCCTGTTAAGGGCAGGGATTCCCCTTACCACTTCACAGGGACAGAACGGGGGAATATCGATCATGCCGGCCTACCGGATCGACCGGACCGTGCTGACCTCCTTTGAAATGCAGTCCATACTGACCGGGCTTAGAAGCTTAGACAGCGTAGCAGGTACGAACCGGTACCAGCAGCTCATGAAAAAGCTGTCATCAGACCAGGCATCGGTGAAGGCTCCGGAAAGCCACATTATGATCAACCTTTCCTCCTGGTATAAATCCTCCCTGTCACCCAAGATCGATCTGATCCAGAAAACCATTGAAGCAGGCCATTCGGTAACATTCTGCTATTATGCTCCAAGTGGCGAAACAGTGAGAACCATTGACCCTTATCTTTTGGTATTCCAGTGGTCCTCCTGGTATGTGTGGGGATACTGCAGGGACAGGAAAGATTTCCGCATGTTCAAGCTAAACCGGATCCAGGAGCTTTCAGACACAGGGGACCATTATGAAAAGCTTCCCTTACCTCCCATTGAGTACTTTCCGGAAAATCCGTATCCCAATCAATTTCATATCACTGCCGTTTGTGAGCCGGAGATAAAATGGCATCTGATCGAGGAATATGGAATGAACAGTTTTAAGGAACGGGAGGATGGAAAGCTATTGTTTGAGTTTGATTTTTCCAGCAAGGAGAATCTGTTTGGCTGGTTGTTGAGCATGGGAGATCAGATTGAATTGACGGAACCGGCGGAATTCAGAAGGGATATGGCAGAGCTTGCCATGGGAATTTATGAAAAATATACCGGTAAAAGGAAGGACCCTCTTCTTGCAACCCATAGAAAACAAAGCTATAATAAAGCATAA
- a CDS encoding DUF5684 domain-containing protein produces MNNDLFAVLAGFGIFLFIFLLVVCILLIVSNWKIFSKAGKPGWASLIPFYNIYIMSDIAFGNINYFIAVLLAWVVSFLGGFLDISILSSLAGLASFVIYIIYCVKLSKAFGRSGGFAVGLVLMPLIFFPILGLGSAEYVGPQ; encoded by the coding sequence ATGAATAATGATTTATTTGCTGTTTTAGCTGGATTTGGTATTTTTCTTTTTATATTTCTTTTAGTTGTTTGTATTTTACTTATAGTTTCTAATTGGAAGATTTTTTCGAAAGCCGGTAAGCCGGGCTGGGCGTCATTGATACCATTTTATAATATTTATATAATGTCTGATATCGCATTTGGAAATATAAACTATTTTATTGCGGTTCTGTTAGCATGGGTAGTTTCTTTTCTTGGGGGATTCTTAGATATCAGCATTTTAAGCAGCCTTGCAGGATTGGCTTCATTTGTTATATATATCATTTATTGCGTTAAGCTTTCTAAAGCATTTGGAAGAAGCGGCGGTTTTGCAGTTGGCTTAGTGCTGATGCCATTGATATTTTTCCCAATACTGGGACTTGGCAGTGCTGAGTACGTAGGACCTCAATAG
- the nth gene encoding endonuclease III: MRKINVSNILDKLDQVYGVTKEGFYHHQPWQLLAAIMLSAQSTDKQVEEVLPQLFQRFQTAEQMAEAPLEEIEDSIRSIGLYKNKAKNLKKCCSQIAEKYGGEVPKDMDGVLTLAGVGRKTATLFLADAYGIPGVTVDTHVFRIARRLGWAFGKNPAEVEVELQRVLPKDHWNRINFQLIYHGRAICTARKAKCGECMLKEWCGQIMDKDEKGDRKIS, from the coding sequence ATGAGAAAGATAAATGTAAGTAATATCCTTGATAAATTGGACCAGGTTTACGGTGTGACAAAAGAAGGGTTTTATCATCATCAGCCCTGGCAGCTTCTGGCGGCAATTATGCTCAGCGCCCAAAGCACGGATAAACAGGTAGAAGAAGTGCTTCCCCAGCTGTTTCAGCGTTTTCAGACCGCAGAGCAGATGGCAGAAGCCCCATTGGAGGAAATCGAGGATTCCATACGCTCCATCGGACTTTATAAGAATAAGGCAAAGAATTTGAAAAAGTGCTGCAGTCAGATCGCAGAGAAATATGGAGGCGAGGTGCCAAAGGATATGGACGGGGTCCTGACGTTGGCCGGAGTTGGCAGAAAGACCGCCACCTTGTTTCTGGCAGATGCTTATGGCATACCAGGGGTCACGGTGGATACCCACGTGTTCCGCATCGCCAGGCGGCTGGGTTGGGCATTCGGGAAAAACCCGGCAGAGGTGGAAGTGGAGCTGCAAAGAGTACTCCCAAAGGATCACTGGAACCGGATCAATTTTCAACTGATTTATCATGGCAGGGCAATCTGCACAGCAAGAAAGGCAAAGTGCGGGGAATGCATGCTAAAGGAATGGTGCGGGCAGATAATGGATAAAGACGAAAAAGGAGATAGAAAGATATCATGA
- a CDS encoding DUF1266 domain-containing protein, with protein sequence MNKQKSIKYMILLCIIGLILCGSAGCVRQKKVQPEILWVNGTYAVLTELNGGDYTLLGGMKANEFNKQLELASLEEWWDVTDRASADETLNWLLDTGHRSDYASLMQVMEEDDASGLEREELAKYLSEIAGDEEEAYYLINAYDNYLNYGAGAIDGWDYCRAVSLCGWYYIAGYYTEQEALDKSLEIAQTIQKRFSSWDEMMDSYLRGYEYWSYESGDARREIYEDIKTRDNNPYLLDWYLPLT encoded by the coding sequence ATGAATAAACAAAAATCTATTAAATATATGATTCTTCTTTGCATCATAGGGCTTATCTTATGTGGAAGTGCCGGCTGTGTGCGGCAGAAAAAAGTACAACCGGAAATTCTTTGGGTGAATGGTACTTATGCTGTTTTAACAGAGCTTAACGGTGGAGATTATACGCTCCTGGGAGGTATGAAAGCGAATGAATTCAATAAACAGCTTGAGCTTGCGTCATTGGAGGAATGGTGGGATGTGACGGACAGAGCCAGCGCGGACGAAACCTTAAACTGGCTGCTTGACACAGGGCACCGGAGCGACTATGCTTCGCTGATGCAGGTGATGGAAGAGGACGATGCTTCGGGACTTGAACGGGAGGAACTGGCTAAATATCTTAGTGAAATTGCGGGTGACGAAGAGGAAGCTTATTATCTCATAAACGCGTATGACAACTACTTAAATTACGGAGCAGGGGCCATTGACGGCTGGGATTACTGTCGTGCAGTATCCTTGTGCGGCTGGTATTATATTGCCGGATATTATACGGAACAGGAAGCATTGGATAAGTCACTGGAAATAGCGCAGACGATTCAAAAAAGGTTTTCATCATGGGATGAAATGATGGACAGTTACTTAAGAGGGTATGAATATTGGTCTTATGAAAGCGGAGATGCCCGGCGGGAAATCTATGAAGATATTAAAACAAGGGATAACAATCCCTATTTGCTGGATTGGTACCTGCCGCTGACTTAA